The proteins below come from a single Corylus avellana chromosome ca3, CavTom2PMs-1.0 genomic window:
- the LOC132175856 gene encoding bidirectional sugar transporter SWEET4-like has translation MVSTEAARMTVGVLGNIVALFLFLSPVPTFVQIWKKGSVEHYSPAPYLATLVNCMVWTFYSLPMVHPHSTLVLTIDGAGIAIELTYLIIFFIFSDRKKRLKFLLGLLIELIFISVLTSLVLTLTHSHKERSLIVGIIGILFGIMMYASPLVVMKMVLTTRSVEYMPFFLSFTGFLSGLTWSTYALIQFDLFILVPSVVGVVFSMAQLILYATFYKSTKRQIAEREGKTGQMDLLELVVNEEESKKVGSGAP, from the exons ATGGTTTCTACAGAAGCTGCTCGAATGACTGTTGGTGTTCTAG GAAACATTGTCGCACTTTTCTTGTTCTTGTCCCCAGT GCCAACTTTTGTTCAAATATGGAAGAAAGGGTCAGTGGAGCATTACTCACCAGCACCATACCTTGCAACCCTAGTGAACTGCATGGTCTGGACCTTCTACAGCCTGCCCATGGTGCACCCCCACAGCACCTTGGTGCTGACCATCGACGGCGCCGGGATTGCCATCGAGCTTacttacttaattattttctttatcttctcTGACAGGAAAAAGAGGCTCAAATTTTTGCTGGGGCTGCTGATTGAACTCATATTCATCAGCGTTCTCACATCTTTGGTTTTAACCCTAACCCATTCACATAAGGAGCGGTCTTTGATTGTAGGCATCATAGGCATTTTGTTCGGCATCATGATGTATGCTTCACCATTGGTTGTCATG AAAATGGTGCTTACCACAAGAAGTGTGGAGTATATGCCTTTTTTCCTGTCTTTCACTGGCTTTCTCAGTGGTCTTACCTGGAGTACTTATGCTCTTATTCAATTTGACCTCTTCATCCTC GTACCCAGTGTGGTGGGAGTAGTATTTTCGATGGCCCAGTTGATTCTCTATGCTACTTTCTACAAATCAACAAAGAGACAGATTGCAGAAAGGGAGGGCAAAACTGGCCAGATGGATTTGTTAGAGCTAGTGGTGAATGAAGAAGAATCTAAGAAGGTTGGCAGCGGTGCACCTTAG
- the LOC132174409 gene encoding bidirectional sugar transporter SWEET4-like, with the protein MVMTLPISPVSDDLMEPTSKKPTFVQIWKKGSVEHYSPAPYLATLLNCMVWTLYGLPMVHPHSTLVLTIDGAGIAIELMYIIIFFVFSDRKNRMIILLGLLVELIFISVATSLVLTLSHSHKERSLIVGIICILFNVMMYASPLVVMKMVLTTRSVEYMPFFLSFTCFLSGLTWSAYALIQFDPFILVPSVVGAVFSMAQLILYATFYKSTKRQIAETEGKTGQMNLLELVVNGEESKKVGGAP; encoded by the exons ATGGTGATGACTCTTCCAATATCGCCAGTGTCAGATGACTTGATGGAACCCACTTCTAAGAA GCCAACTTTTGTTCAAATATGGAAGAAAGGGTCAGTGGAGCATTACTCACCAGCACCATACCTTGCAACCCTATTGAACTGCATGGTATGGACCTTGTACGGACTGCCCATGGTGCACCCCCACAGCACCTTGGTGCTGACAATCGACGGCGCTGGGATTGCCATCGAGCTCATGTACATAATCAttttctttgtcttctctgACAGGAAAAATAGGATGATAATTTTGCTGGGACTGCTGGTGGAACTGATATTCATCAGCGTTGCCACATCTTTGGTTTTAACCCTATCCCATTCACATAAGGAGCGGTCTTTGATTGTAGGCATCATATGCATTTTGTTCAACGTCATGATGTACGCTTCACCATTGGTTGTCATG AAAATGGTGCTTACCACAAGAAGTGTGGAGTACATGCCTTTTTTCCTGTCCTTCACTTGCTTTCTCAGTGGTCTTACTTGGAGTGCTTATGCTCTTATTCAATTTGACCCCTTCATCCTT GTACCCAGTGTGGTGGGAGCAGTATTTTCGATGGCCCAATTGATTCTCTATGCTACTTTCTACAAATCAACAAAGAGACAGATTGCAGAAACGGAGGGCAAAACTGGCCAGATGAATTTGTTAGAGCTGGTGGTGAATGGAGAAGAATCTAAGAAGGTTGGCGGTGCACCTTAG
- the LOC132173299 gene encoding bidirectional sugar transporter SWEET4-like translates to MVSTDAARMTVGVLGNIVSFFLLLSPLPTFVQIWKKGSVEDYSPAPYLATLLNCMVWTLYGLPMVHPHSTLVLTIEGTGIAFELMYIIIFFVFSDRKNRIIILLGLLVELIFISVATSLVLTLSHSHKERSLFVGIICILFNVMMYASPLVVMKMVLTTRSVEYMPFFLSFTCFLSGLTWSAYALIQFDPFILVPSVVGVVFSMAQLILYATFYKSTKRQIAETDGKTGQMDLLELVVNGEESKKVGGAP, encoded by the exons ATGGTTTCTACAGATGCTGCTCGAATGACAGTTGGTGTTCTAG GAAACATTGTCTCATTTTTCTTGTTATTGTCCCCACT GCCAACTTTTGTTCAAATATGGAAGAAAGGGTCAGTGGAGGATTACTCACCAGCACCATACCTTGCAACCCTATTGAACTGCATGGTATGGACCTTGTACGGACTGCCCATGGTGCACCCCCACAGCACCTTGGTGCTGACAATCGAAGGCACCGGGATCGCCTTCGAGCTCATGTACATAATCAttttctttgtcttctctgACAGGAAAAATAGGATAATAATTTTGCTGGGACTGCTAGTGGAACTGATATTCATCAGTGTTGCCACATCTTTGGTTTTAACCCTATCCCATTCACATAAGGAGCGGTCTTTGTTTGTAGGCATCATATGCATTTTGTTCAACGTCATGATGTACGCTTCACCATTGGTTGTCATG AAAATGGTGCTTACCACAAGAAGTGTGGAGTATATGCCTTTTTTCCTGTCCTTCACTTGCTTTCTCAGTGGTCTTACTTGGAGTGCTTATGCTCTTATTCAATTTGACCCCTTCATCCTT GTACCCAGTGTGGTGGGAGTAGTATTTTCGATGGCCCAATTGATTCTCTATGCTACTTTCTACAAATCAACAAAGAGACAGATTGCAGAAACGGACGGCAAAACTGGCCAGATGGATTTGTTAGAGCTGGTGGTGAATGGAGAAGAATCTAAGAAGGTTGGTGGTGCACCTTAG